In Channa argus isolate prfri chromosome 15, Channa argus male v1.0, whole genome shotgun sequence, the DNA window TTATCAAAGAATGATTTTGAACCAGGAGTTAGAACAGAGAGGATGTTTATCACATTAAAATTGGTGCAATGTTCaagatgaaatgtttttgttgcaaaCAAATGTGCACCTTAATGCTTAATTCAGATTATAATTTCTTtgaattttataattttctgaTGATGgttcacatttatgtttgtgtcatGTATCTCCTTACCAGACCTACAAGCAGAGGATTGAGACAGTCCTAGCAGCTCAAGCAAAGGCCCTAGATACAGAGACAAGAATCTCTCACTAAATACACCCATTCTCATTCCTTCTCGCTTCTTATATGCTCACAGTTCTGCCTTTAGTCTGTTTTTACGcatgtcatttttcaaatgcagcttcTCTGTTCACTCATATCATTCTTTACCTCCACATAGTTGGCATCTTTAACTCCTGTACAGGTACCCCCAACACAGAAACTGCAAAATCATGCATGCATACATATATGGTACAGTTACACATCATGATTGTCACACAGCAGTTAAGAAGTTACAAGATTCAAAGCAACTTAACCAATATAGTTCACGCATAAGTTAAGATATCCTTTGTAGTAATTTTCCATCATACCATGTGAAAATCTAACTAAAATGTGACCCATGTGCTCACAGTACCAACAACAGCATAATTTGAGAGTCAATTTGCATCAAATTCCTCAAAAATGCTCAGTtatagtgtatatatatatttttttttttcagtttggctTTAATAGAATTTCTCCAAAGAGCTCCAAAAACCTACTCATCTGTCCAATAACCCCCATTCTTGTTGCTTATTTCCTTTATGCTGCTCACACTGACCAATTGATGAGTCAGTTTGCTGTGctcaaaagtaaaacattaaataaaccaCATCAATTCTGATCTCATCATTTAAATTATGATCATGATTACTTTTTCTGAGATCAGAAAATCATTGGATCTAGGACCACATATGAGGTGGTCCAGATCTGATttgaaaaaactgaatttaagcCATTTGAGCCTCTAATGTGACGATGCAGTAAGTATTCAGTTGGATTATACATGGtattaaagttttaaaggtTTATGCAGAAACTCCCtacttaataataaatactatatCATAAGGGCAGTGCAGTAGATTTTAAtcaaaaactgatttaaaagtttgtaaacattttaacatcagaGAACCTTCTTTCATGTTTGTGTTAACATAAATGttgcacattttaatacatttctaataaaatggATAGTAAAATGGGTAAACATTGGTGGATATTTACTTTTGTGTCAACCAAATGACGGGTGTTGAATTTGTTTGATAGAAAGATAATTTTAAACTgtatacctttttaaaaaaatccgcTGCagataaaaagcaaatgttctgtttatttgaACTTAATTGAAATaccaaaatgaaagaaattgatAATGAAAAGAGTGATAATTAAACCagctcttgtcttttctttttatattgtCAGTTGACATATTTTGAGCTGTCTGaacacaaggacaaagacaCTATTCATTCCTTAGTATTCTGTTGCACCACCTAACGGCTGTGACGGCTCCATCTGTTCATGTGactgtaaaagtgtgtgtgcgtatgtacTGGACAAACATTATTCACAATAGAGAATGTCAAATGCAAGAGAGAGAGCATTTTCAGAGAATGAACAACAGGAAGggagcatttaaaaaatgcatttatttgttcattataaTATGTTTACGTTTGATTCTTGTAAACAGAAGTGTTAATatgcagtttttgtgtattAATCCCTCAGGTGGGCTGTGCTGACCTGGAGCATATCGCTGCCAGTATGAAAGCCCTGCTGGCCCCCGGAGCCACTGACGGAACTGAAATGTTTGGAGCTCTTCCTCGGCCCCGTCTGAACACAGGGGATTTCTCCCTCAAGCACTGAGGGAGAGCGAAGAATCTGAGATAAAGAGgaattgagagagagagaaagatacaCAGTGGTAAAGGAAATATAGTGACAGGAGAAGTGGACTGGCAGATGTGATGTCAATTATGTGAAATTGTAAAAGCTAGTACCTCCATTTATTTCTCACTAACCAAAATTAACGGCACATGCTTCAAGGAGTAACCGAAACAGAGAGGTTATGAACACTAATACCATTTTTAACACTACCCACGCCACCCACCTCATCACTACACATCTCACAATACTAGCTAGTACTCCTACCCCAGCACTACAGTAGGATTGGAtctcaaaatgtgtgtgtagtgaCCCACCACACTGACCAAAACAGACACTAAAATGCGTTGCATAATTGTCTAAGAGGGTGAGTGTTAATGAACCTTATGTACTGGGGACGAGTTTTTGGGAAGTTCAGATTACCTGTGAAATGACAAGAACTGGAGGAACAGCTGTTAGTACCTGATTGACCACTGGCTCCAGTGCTTCATGCTAATGTTCTTGCAGATGCTGCATTGAGGGATTTACACAGGTTCAACAGCAACTTCACACAGGAACATACAGAATTCACTTAACAGAGCACTTTAACCTTTTGGTTTGTGTTAGTGCTTTCTTTATTGAAAGATAGAGATAATACATGTCAGCCTGTTAAATATGAAGCTCAGGACACTGTTAGCTTGGCATAAACACTATCCAAATTTCAACTAGCATAGTTTATTGTTGTGCATAAAATGCCTGTTTCCAAAAAATGGCTGCTCACATTTGGGTTTTATTAATGACATGAATATGTATTGGAAACTCATTGTGCAGACGACAAGAATGTGGGGTGTCACAACATTTCGTTATTTGCCAAAAATTTGCTTACAGTATAAAGTCTTCTTAaagttcactttttaaattcttttgtgtgcacatattaaaaacaacagacgCGTGGTAAGGGGTTCTTCACTGGgaatgtttgtattttaggGGTAGCCAAGCTagctttttcttccttcctccaGTCTTTGTTAACTAGACATTTTTCTCTAGCCCCGTATTTAACACACAGAGCTGAGCTTGGTATCAGTCTTATTACTGTAACTCTTGAAAAGAAAGCAAGTGAttatatttctaaaatgttaaaatatccaTAGCATGTTCAAAACTCGCAGGGAGAATTTGGACCGCGCAGCACAGATCACGTTATATTCGGTTACTGGAgaaaattgttaaatgtttgaatCTGTAACTTGTTAGCTTTTTAACTGTGACCAGGACACTTTTGGTAATATTTTAATACTACTACTGTACAGCCTTGCCGTCCCTCAGAACATTATATGCTATTGTGTTAGCATGAAACACTCAAACTTGTGATTGCCAATGACCACACTGATGGTTTCTCTGCATTCTCCTGTCATTGACTGGTTAAGATCACCGACAGGCCAGTGGATCCCTCCTCAACCCCCCTCTTCAAAAATCTATTCCTTTTAAAGGGGTAAAAACCAGAAAGATGATTGAAGCTTttggcttttaaaaatgtgagcaGAGGACATCATCACCTCCTTATAACATGCATATTTCTGATTTTACTTTTGCCAATGAATGACTGATAGAATGATTGTAAATTGATActgaattcagttttttttttctccttgctATGCTTTTTTTTGAGGCGGGGTGTTCAGCTATTGAATGAATGGATGTGAAAGTGGATGTGTATGATACAGAAGGTTTGAGTTGAAAGGAACAAATGTCTAgttctgacatttaaaaaaaaattgatgttTTGTTAAATTCTTTTGTTTCAAATAAAGGAGCAACACCAAGAGAATAATTACTTGTATTGTTACATGGGAGGGatgcagtatttttatatttctgtaggGGGCATTGTTACTCTACTGAGTTAATGTTTCTGCTCAACACTGATGTCAATGCATGCATCAATAATGCTGTGGTAATGCtttttcttgactttatttAGCACTTACAAAAGATACAGTTCTTTAGatttaacagctttttttaattttttaagctAAATAAAATTGAGATAAATGAGACAcacactaataaataaaattacacctGCGCTTATGATATGAAATTGATAAAACTTCTTCATGCAACGCAAAGCAAATTTAATCCACAGAGATCTAATGACGCACTTCAGTTCTGCTTTACAACTTCACACATCACAAGCATTCCTTTTCCATCCTGGCATCTTAAATTTACACTACTTCACTCTCCAATTCTCTCTTGTGTCACTGATCTTTCTGCCGTAAACGGCAAAAGGCGTTTGTGCCAATCCAGAAGCCGGGGAACATTTTCTCCTGGAGGTTGGCTATAAACTTGTGAATCAGCCGCACCTCCTTCTCGCCCTCTCCCTCCACTGTGAGAAACTTGATGATGCCGGCAGGCTGGTCGACATAGACGCCCATTGTGGTGGATAAGGGGAGTTGGATGTCCACATTTTCACTATTGTGCCACACTTGGTAACAGGAGCCAGACCAGCCGACGCCCCAGGAGCTGCTGTTCTCCCCGATACCAGAGGGCCCGTCCTGGCCCTTGCGAGGTGAGCTCTCACAGACCACTCCAATCACCACCCAGCCATCGTAGTCAACTTCCCAGTACCCTCGGTGGCCCAGCAGACCCTGCTTACAGAGCACCTAGAGCAGAAAGGAGGAGGCCAATGCAGACAGGACAAGCTTCTGTAACTGAACATGTTGTATTCAGTTCAGGCAAAGCTGGACTTTCTTTGGTAATTTAAAATAGAGATTATATTTATAGAAAAAGTCAAGAATTACTGCACTAGGGTTGTATGCCTCCTCAAACCAGGCAAGTTTCATTTTACATGCATGTAATGTAATCATATTTTAATTCCAGGTAGACATTTGCTGCAAATGTAAGGACATTCCCCGCAGGATAAGCTATAACACAGAGGATGGGATTTATATGAGTTTACAGtgactttgacatttgaccACAAATTCTATTCAGTTCATGTCCAAGTGGATGCTTGTTTCAACAAATTCCCTTAAAGCATTGCCTTTGAACTTGTGTTCACAAGAATGTAGAGCCACAgcgaccttgacctttgacctctgaccaaCAAAATGTAATCGGGTTATTTTTGAGTCTACCTGGATTGTGGCAAATTTGGAAAAATTCTCTTATCTCTCTCAATTATTCCTGTGATATTGCATTTATAAGAAAGGACAGATGTCCTTAATCGCAAAAATTAAGTTAATTCATCCTTGAGTCTTTTTAGACATTTATGCCAAATTTAAAGGAATTCAAGGGGTTCTTGTGATATTGTCACAAGAATCTAATCGGTTTATCCTTGAGCCCAAGCATCAAGAAGTTCCCCTCAGGGCGTTCCTGAGATATTGTGTTTACAAGACTGAAGCAAAAGGACAGACAtacaaccacaaaaaataaaacctctggCTATGGCTTCAGTGTGGAGCCAACTATAATTTATTAGTCATCTCACGACCCTTCACAGATTTACCACATTCTCGTGgtaatatttctgtaataatatTGTAACAGGATTATGTTGATAATATGATATAGTAATtactgcaattttttttgtgaGTCCCGAGAGTTTAGGGTcatcacagcggatcatttgtccgcatgttgatttggcacagtacTACATAATAACCAGTTTAAACGCTTGTTATGACCAATAGATACATTTACGTAATAAGGGGTCAAAAAACTcgtagtttaattttaaatgttgaaactaaaCACCAGCTGTAATAGTAACCTGGAAACACCCACACTGTGTTTTTGGACTCCTATTACATTGAAACACCCATAAACCAAGCTATTTGTTGGTTATTACTTCAATAATTACCAAAATATTACATACTTTTTTAAGCAACGTATTATTCTTGTTATATTATTACAGAAACCTATTATACAGTTGTTATTACTTAGATATTACCCCCTTGTTATTTCTGGAATATTACCCCACTAATACTCTGCTATCACAGGGCTGTTGTTCTGATAAAGATAATGGTTTCTTCTTCTATTAAGACCACTGACAACAAACAATCCTGTGGCTGTGATTAtaccttttgttttgtgtttggacCTACCTGGGGTGAGTGTTCATATCTCTCAGGCCTGTTGGGATATGGGCAGACTGCATCTGATGTACGAGCAGCTTTAGACCCATTCTCTGAAATCCACAACAGTTTCTGTGCAGTTTTATCATCCATACATAGTGGGATCCAGTCTGAGTGAATGGGGAGAGACAAATGTAAACAGATTGGGAGAATAAGGTTAAGACAGATCAACAGTACCAgcatcaaaaataaatgaacaagtaaatataaaatttatttaaactattgatggcttctttcttgttttgtagtttCTTGTTTTCTTAGTGTTTCCTTAATTGTGGccataaattcaaaatgtaaaaaattaatttctaacTTGTTTTAGTGAGTTTAATTTTATAGTGATTTATTGACTAATGATCTAATTATCTATTATCTAATGATCTTTTATATTGGCACACTGCAGGCTCCATACATTAGTGctctttttattaattcaattaATGTTTTCCATTATTAACCTGCGTGACTTTCATTGGGAGTACACAGTGGTTTAATAACAACTGCAAGCCTTACATT includes these proteins:
- the zgc:195001 gene encoding tripartite motif-containing protein 16, which gives rise to MPNSTKSTTGVMPVPKKVGRKNSAAEEEKLQPYEPNIPEPTTRTDFMKYWIPLCMDDKTAQKLLWISENGSKAARTSDAVCPYPNRPERYEHSPQVLCKQGLLGHRGYWEVDYDGWVVIGVVCESSPRKGQDGPSGIGENSSSWGVGWSGSCYQVWHNSENVDIQLPLSTTMGVYVDQPAGIIKFLTVEGEGEKEVRLIHKFIANLQEKMFPGFWIGTNAFCRLRQKDQ